Proteins from a genomic interval of Methanoplanus endosymbiosus:
- a CDS encoding phosphate signaling complex PhoU family protein encodes MEIRKVQITGGSSYIVSLPKDWIRKSDIKKNDPLGLIVQPDGTLTITPKISGKAAEREKEFDMKEIKDPDVLYRLLIGAYVTGYNRIKIKSQTRLPSFAHRVVRMFIQISIGQEVSEETEKTIVIKDLLNPGEMPFENVISRMTVIIEGMTKDSIFALKTRDSELTDDIILRDRDINRMYWLISRQYNLLLKNVSLSREMGINVDNAIHYLQISRVLERVGDQIVHIAENIKSLLYTPVERKMMDTLTRLSYESINLLNSSVKSFINEDINLTNNTLAEIEEFKKKCNKISYDFFDTNKPGIVPFAYIVENFKRVSEYSGVICETSINYYVMNSE; translated from the coding sequence ATGGAAATAAGAAAAGTTCAGATAACCGGCGGATCTTCGTATATAGTCTCCCTGCCAAAAGACTGGATCAGGAAATCAGACATTAAAAAAAATGATCCCCTCGGACTCATTGTTCAGCCGGACGGCACCCTCACAATAACTCCAAAAATATCGGGCAAAGCAGCAGAGAGAGAAAAAGAGTTCGATATGAAGGAAATAAAAGATCCGGATGTACTGTACAGACTACTCATAGGAGCTTACGTCACAGGATATAACCGGATAAAAATAAAATCACAGACAAGACTTCCCTCTTTTGCCCACAGAGTTGTCAGAATGTTCATCCAGATCTCAATCGGCCAGGAGGTCTCAGAAGAGACTGAAAAGACGATTGTGATAAAGGATCTCCTGAATCCGGGAGAAATGCCGTTTGAAAACGTAATTTCAAGAATGACTGTCATCATTGAAGGAATGACAAAAGATTCCATCTTTGCATTAAAAACCCGCGACAGCGAGCTTACTGATGACATAATACTGAGAGACAGAGATATAAACAGAATGTACTGGCTGATCTCAAGGCAGTACAACCTCCTATTAAAAAATGTCTCACTGTCAAGGGAAATGGGAATAAATGTGGACAATGCCATCCACTATCTCCAGATATCAAGAGTGCTCGAAAGAGTGGGCGATCAGATAGTTCATATCGCGGAAAACATAAAATCACTCCTTTACACCCCCGTTGAAAGAAAAATGATGGACACCCTTACCCGATTATCATATGAATCCATAAATCTCCTCAATTCATCCGTAAAATCCTTCATTAACGAAGATATAAACCTCACAAATAATACACTGGCAGAGATAGAAGAATTCAAAAAGAAATGTAATAAAATATCCTATGATTTCTTCGATACAAACAAACCGGGAATTGTTCCGTTTGCATACATAGTTGAAAACTTTAAAAGAGTGAGCGAATACTCCGGAGTAATATGCGAAACATCCATAAATTATTACGTAATGAACTCAGAATGA